One genomic window of Deinococcus radiotolerans includes the following:
- the plsY gene encoding glycerol-3-phosphate 1-O-acyltransferase PlsY, with the protein MTLSAVLTVLCSYLFGAIPAAAWLARTRGVDIRTVGSGNSGATNIQRSLGNGPALVVAAFDILKGALAVLAAYQLDLGLAVMAACGVAAVLGHNFSPFLRFRGGKGVATTFGAVAALLPVAGVAFALLFIATVWLTRFVSAGSILASIAAAFTAFLVGPEWLGAVVTALAALLTWQHRDNVGRLTAGNERRFGQKA; encoded by the coding sequence GCCATCCCCGCCGCCGCGTGGCTGGCCCGTACCCGCGGCGTGGACATCCGCACGGTCGGCAGCGGCAACAGCGGTGCCACCAATATCCAGCGGTCCCTGGGCAACGGCCCCGCCCTGGTCGTCGCCGCCTTCGACATCCTGAAAGGCGCCCTGGCCGTCCTGGCCGCCTACCAGCTGGACCTGGGCCTGGCCGTCATGGCCGCGTGCGGCGTGGCCGCCGTGCTGGGCCACAACTTCAGTCCGTTCCTGCGCTTCCGGGGCGGCAAGGGCGTCGCCACCACCTTCGGCGCGGTCGCCGCGCTGCTGCCCGTGGCAGGCGTGGCCTTCGCCCTGCTGTTCATCGCGACCGTGTGGCTGACCCGCTTCGTGTCGGCCGGCAGCATCCTGGCGTCCATCGCGGCGGCCTTCACGGCGTTCCTGGTCGGCCCCGAGTGGCTGGGCGCGGTCGTGACGGCCCTGGCGGCGCTGTTGACCTGGCAGCACCGGGACAACGTGGGCCGCCTGACCGCCGGGAATGAACGCCGCTTCGGCCAGAAAGCCTGA